In a genomic window of Oreochromis niloticus isolate F11D_XX unplaced genomic scaffold, O_niloticus_UMD_NMBU tig00003628_pilon, whole genome shotgun sequence:
- the LOC109200899 gene encoding ataxin-8-like — PQLQLPQQQQPQQLQPQQQLQQLPPQQQLQLPQQQQQQQLPQQQLQLPQQQPQQQQQQRPQQQLQLPQQQYPDNKYNHYKSISNYPSNNHSHYNKISNYLNHIYPNNKYKYNHYNDKSNYPYNNLNYPNNN, encoded by the exons ccacaactacagctgccccaacaacaacaaccacaacaactgcagccccaacaacaactacaacaactgcccccacaacaacaactacagctgccccaacaacaacaacaacaacagctgccccaacaacaactacagctgccccaacaacaaccgcaa caacaacaacaacagcggccccaacaacaactacagctgccccaacaacaa TATCCCGACAACAAGTACAACCACTACAAAAGCATCAGCAACTACCCCAGCAACAACCACAGCCACTACAACAAGATCAGCAACTACCTCAACCACATCTACCCCAACAACAAGTACAAGTACAACCACTACAACGACAAAAGCAACTACCCCTACAACAACCTCAACTACCCCAACAACAACTAG